In Seonamhaeicola sp. S2-3, the genomic window TAATTTTTCCTCAATAGAGTGTTTTTTCCTCAACTATTACTTTCTTTATAATATCTTGTTTTAGGTGAAACTTACTGATTACAAGCTCTTTAGTTGTTTTTTGGTTTGTGTCAAAAATAATGGTATGCCTATTGCCATTACGGTATAATAAAGACATAATTTATGAATCAATTTAATAAAAAGAGTTTATGTTATAGCTGTAGGTTTATTTCAAACTGTAGTTTAACTACAGATAAGTCATTTATTTGGTCATGTACAGAATATGAGAGAAACTCAAAACAACACAAAAAATCTCAATCAAAGACACGGGTTTTATACACGTTATAGTAATTCAACTTTAAAATTATAAAAGCAAATGGCATTAGTAAAGGCAATAAAAAGCAGTAAGCCACCAAAACAAGGTATGCTAAAAAATGTAATGGCACAATTTGAGGCAGCATCAAAGTTGGTTAATTTAAACCCTAATATCAAAAAAATATTAGAAGTAACTAATAACGAGCTTATTATTTATTTTCCGGTACGTATGGATAATGGAACTATAGAAATATTTAAAGGCTATCGTGTTCAACACAATAATGCATTAGGACCTTACAAAGGTGGGTTACGTTATCATCCAACTATAGATATAGATTCTGTAAAAGCACTAGCAATGTGGATGACTTGGAAAACCTCTTTAGCAGGTTTGCCATATGGAGGAGCAAAAGGAGGAATACAAATGGATACCAGTAAATATTCTACTGCCGAGTTAGAACGTATCACAAGACGCTTTACATATGCACTAGGTGAAAACATTGGTCCAGAACATGATATTCCTGCCCCAGATGTAAATACCAATGCACAAACTATGGCTTGGATAGCAGATACCTATATGTCTACAAAATCTCCTTCAGAGCGTTCTAAAAACCAACATGTTGTTACAGGAAAACCTATAGGTTCAGGAGGGTTAGAAGGTAGAGATAGAGCTACAGGATATGGCGTGTTTTTAACAATTAAATATTGGGCAAAACATAAAAATGTTAATTTAAAAGGAAAAACCTTTATTGTACAAGGTTTTGGAAATGTAGGCTATTGGGCTGCTTATTTTTTAGAGCAAGAAGGAGCGAAAATGGTTGGTGCTCAAGATGCTTATGCTAGTATAACTTATGAAGATGGAATTAATGTTTCACAGTTATTAGAATACACCAAAACGAATCAAGGTAGTATTGAAGGATATCCAAACGCAACATCTATTGATAAAGATGCTTTTTTTGGATTAAGTTGTGATATTTTAATTCCTGCTGCCTTAGGAAATCAAATTACTGTTGATAATGCTCCAGCAATTAAGGCCTTTTTAATTGCAGAAGGGGCAAACGGTCCTACTACAGTAGAAGCAGAACAAATTTTATTGGAAAAGGGGGTAGAAATAATTCCTGATATTTTATGTAATTCAGGAGGTGTTATAGGTAGTTATTTTGAGTGGCTACAAAATAGAAATGGCGAATTATGGCAGTTAGATGATATATTAACAAAACTAGATAAAAAGATTAAAGACGTATTTAGAAAAGTATTAGAAACCTCGAAATCTAAAAAAATTGATATGCGTTCTGCTGCTTATGTTTTAGCCATAAAACGAATTGAAAATGCGTATGTACAACGAGGTATTTTTCCTTAATTAAATTTTAAGCTATGAAATACGGAAGTATTATTTTAGAAAAAACAGAATATATAACCTTAAAAAGGTTGCTTAATTTATCAGAGAGTTATAAAAAACATCCTAGAAAATACTCTGTTGATAGATTGAAAAATGAACTAAATCAAGCTATTATTGTAGATGAAGCAGATATTCCTAAAGATGTTATAAGACTTAATTCTGTTGTAACGGTAACAACAACAGATGGATGGGAAAATTCTTTTGAGTTAGTGCTTCCTGAAGAAAGTGATTATCAAACTAATAAAATTTCAATATTAACTCCTATGGGGCTTGCTGTTATTGGGTATGCACAACATGATGTTATTGATTGGGAATTTCCAGGTGGAAAGAAATCGTTGCATGTTGAAAGTGTTAGTCAAAAAAATAAAAAACAAACAATATAATGAAGTAAGAAATTCATTTTAAAAATGATAATGATGAAGCGTTTTTTTAAGTTGAACACGCAACATATGTAGCATTTCCAGAAATTAGTTTCTAAAAAAAATATGGTATCATGACTTATAATTTTGTCATGATACCATAAATAAATTAAATAGATTTTTTCTGATGTATTAGATTAATTAATCTTTTTATAAATCTAGAAAATTTATCTAATGCTTAGACTTGAGAATACCATTAATAGGACTTTTATTATTCTTTAATGATTTTAAAATTTTGCGATTTGTTATTGTTTGTCATTTTTAAGATATATACTCCCGAAGGCAGTTTAGAAACATCAATGGAATTTGATGTTTGATTATTAGCTTCTATTATTTTTTGCCCATGTAAGTTGTATAATTGATAATTAAAATAATTAACAGATGTTTCAATGTTTAATACATTGTTCACTGGGTTGGGATAAACGTTAAATGACTTGGCACTAATTGTTTCTGTATTTAATGCGCTTTGACTTTCGTAAGCACCTATATCTATAGTTACGTTTGAAATACGAAGATTACCAGTAATATCTGTACTTTCTGTATTAAAACTATTGTCACCTGCATTTACAAGTATACCGACATTAGTTGGGTACAAACCGTCATCTTGGGTACCCCAAATACCATCATTACCAATAGGATTACTACTATTTATAAAAGGATCTGAAGTAAGTTGGGTAAAACTAACCCCTGAATTACCTAAAAGATAAGAGGTCTCACTAAAATTATTAATGCTATTTGAGTTAATAATAGCTGCAGGATAAACACTGCTGTTATGAATATCATTACCGTTTGCATAAAATACAGAGTTGTGTAAGGTAACTTCAGAGCTTGGTGAATTTATCATGCCACCACCCCTGTTTTCTGTAGTTGTATTACCATAAAAAGTTGTGTTAATTATGCTAGGGGAACTCGAAAAGTTATGTATACCACCACCTGCTTCTGCCGAATTTTCAACAAATACAGTATTAATAATGGTAGGAGAAGCCCCTATATTATATAGTCCGCCACCATATTTTGCTGAATTTCCAACAAATATGGTATTAATAATAGAAGGTGAAGCACTAACGTTACTCATACCGCCACCTTTTCCAGTGGTAGAATTGTTTACGAATCTAAAGTTACTGATGGTAGGATTTCCATGGTTTTGCATACCTCCTCCATTAAAATTATTAATGGATTGACCATTAACAATTGCTTGCCCAATACCATTTGCATTTCCTTGGGTTATGGTAAAGCCGTCTAATAAAGCAGCATTGGTAAGGTTTGTAGTAATCACAACTCTTAAGGTATTATCGCTGTTGTTGTCTAGTACACCTACATCACCACTCAAAATGGTTGGGTTACTATAGTCTTGGGTGTCATTACTTACATCATAGCTTCCTTTTAGTTGAATATCATTTTGAATTAAAAAATAATAATCTCTAGGGCTGGTGCAACCACCAGTGCATAAACGAGAAGTTGATGGTTTAAAGGTTTGTCCTCCAGCTACACGTATTTCGCCTGTAAAACCACAGTCTTGTATAGCCAGTGCAGTTTCTATATCGGTAAACGCATTTGTCCAACTGCGACCATCATTAGTACCTGTAGCGTTTGCATCTACATAAATAATGGAATCAGAACTTAAATTGATACAATAATTTTGAAATTCATTAGCTCCAATATCAATAGTTGAGTTATTTATCCTTGGATTTCCTACCAAATCTAAGTCGTTATTTAAATTACCACCAGCATTCGTGTATGCTGTATTGCTACCAGCATCTATGGCAGGAGAGTTGTTATTTAATTGATAACCATTTGTGTATAAAGGGTCTGTGTTTTCTATATTGTTACTTCCTGTTATGTTAGGTGGTAAGTTTCCATTGTTACCACTTGTTCCGTTATAAAACAAACAATAATTTGCAGTTCCCGTACCCGGACCATCGTCATTAATATTACCATTGGCACCACTATTATTGGTAAAAATGGTATTTGTTGCATTGATGCTACCGTTATAAAAATGTATACCACCACCACCATTATTGGAGTTGTTGTTTGCAATGGTACAATTGGTAATGTTTATGGTGCCACTTTCGGCAGACATAGCGCCTCCATTATTGTTGGCTGAATTGGAATTGAAAAGCGTATTAATTATTTCTAAAGTTCCTCCATATGAAACCAAGCCTGCGCCTACAACAGCAACATTACTTCTAATGCTACAGTTGAATATTTTGTTATTTCCATTGTTATAGACTCCTGCACCAGTACGTCCAATATAAGTTGGGGAATTTTCTGTGAGATCATCGGCATAGCCCCACTGTATATAAAACCCATTAATTTCAGCGTTGTTACCAACCATGGTTACAATGGTATGGCTATCTCCAGGGTTTTCGGTTAAGGAATTATTTAAGTCCCCACTTAAAATGGTAGGGTTTTCAGCCCAATTACGCGCATCGGCTGTGGTTTCGGTGCCGTTGAAGCCTCCTAGAATAGTGGTACCCTCGGGGATAACAAAACTATCGGTTTCTAATGTTCCAGGCGTGTAGGTGCCTTGTGCTACCCAGATTTCATCTCCAGAATTTGAATTTGTTAAGGCATCTTGAAGGTTGCTAAAAGCATCTGCCCAAGACGTACCATCGTGGTTACCTCCAGAAACATTGATGTTTACATAAATTGTAGTTTGAGCTGTAAGTCCTATAGATAATAATAGGAATGTAAAAAGTAGTGTTTTTTTCATCATGAAATAATTTGAATTTTTAGGTGTCTAAGCTAATTGTAACGACAAAAAAAGAGGTCAAAATATTTATTTTAACTTCTAAAAATATAAACTATTTTATAGCAATTTTTACAGTATGAGATTTGTTCTCGCTTAATATTTTTAATATATATGTTCCTGGCGACAGTTTAGATACATTAATAGTATTTGATGTATTGTTTTTGTTTTTGAGCAAAACTTGTCCTTGTATATTATATAAAACATAACTATACTCTTTTATTTCTGTTTTAATATTTAAGATGTCATGGTTGGCATCTTGATAAACTTTAAAACTATTGTTTAAATTGGTTATATTATCAGATGATAAAGGAGGAGTAGCATAGTCCCATACGAAAGCATCTAAACTAATATAATCTAATTGTTGGGTACCTGTAAACACCAACTCATCAATGGGAGTATTAGAATAATCTACGCCACCTTCTGTAGAAAGATCTATAAATGTAAATCCATTGTTAGGAGAAAAAATATCTACATTAGAGAACCCTGAGTTTTTGGTGATTGTAAAAACAGTATTATTATCTTTTTTACCTTCAATGGTTAAATATCCAGAGCTAAAGTTTTGTAATGATACATTAGAACAAAACACATAAAAACTAGACACTTTAATATCTGTACCATCATTGGTTTTTACAATAAGATTTGTTCCGTTTCCTGGACCATTAAGACCGCCTGTATTGTCTATAAACTGATCATCTACAGTGCTTCCATTCCAACCACAATCACTGCAATTGTATATATCATAGGTTTCATCATTATTATTGCTTGATATATTAAAGGTTAAGCCGTTATCTGTAAATGTATTTGATTCAACAACTTCATCTTCAAAAGTTTCTGTGCTTTGAGAATGAGAAGAAAAAACATTAAACAGTGTTAGTAATACAGATAGAATTTGTAGTGTTAATTTCATAATTTAATTTTTTTTAATAGTTGGGGTTAGTTTCTAGAAGGGTAAATACCTTGTAAGGCAATGCAGTATTTAATTCCTAAATAAGGGTTTCTATTATTAAAGGCAACTCCGTCTCCCGTATTATTTATTTCAATAGATTCAGAATTTAAAGAAATATCTGGAGTATCAATGTTATAACTTTTAACAGCTGAAAAATCTCTGGCACCTCCAGTCCCAACAGTAGCTATTGAGGCATCTACTTCTGCTTTTTCTAAAGTAGCATTTTTAGAATTTACTTTTAATGTTGATTTGTGACTATGAGAAGGTAAATTTTCTACTTTAAGCTTGATACTTTCTTGTCCTCCATAATTTCCTTGCGCTATATTAGCACTTACACCTACTAAAGAGCGATTTCTTAAATCTGGTAATGCAAAGGTAGTTTGACCATCGCCACCATAAGTATTGCCTAACAAAGAAAATAAAGCTGGGTTATCTGTAATAGAAAGTAATTGTCCATTACATTCTGCCCAACCTCTTGGAGCAAAATGAAATGCAAATGCCTGAATTTGTCCTATAAAGGGTTCCATAATTGTAATATTTTAAGAAGGGTTAATAATTAATTCACTTAGGTCTACTTGAACAAGAGTACCATTTTTACTTTGCAAAGAACAACCTCCATATTTGCTTACAGTAAGCTCTAAATCACCTTGGTTATCAAAACGATAACAAACTTCTGAAGTATGGACACGAATTAGAACGCCATATTTTTCTATAGGAAAAGTTTCGCAACCAGGCAGTCTGTCTTCACCTAAATAAGTAAAGTTTACAGCACCAATACCTGGTATATTCATATACGCATTTGTTAATCCAGATATAGTATTTTTATCATGACGATTAATAATGCGATCATGCATATTACCATCTGCGCCATAGTACAATAAAAAGGAATAGTAATAATCATTCTTAATTAATAAGTTGAACATAATATAAAGGTTAAGTTTTTAAAAAAAATAAAATTATTAAAGCTAACGGATATGAACTATACGTAGGTCTACGTAATTTAATAAGTGTGTTTTGATATTGAATAAAAGAAAGTCCAATGATGCATTTAAATTGTTTTTCAATTTTTAGGGAATTACATTGATAGCGTTTACAGAGTTGGTTTAGCGAGTTTTTTTCATTTAAAAAGTGCAGATGAAAAATAATATAATCTAATACTGAAGGTTCAAAGTTTTTAAGTTTGGGTGTATTAAATTGAGTTAAAAATTCATTATGGTTATTCGCTTTTATATCTATATTATTTTGTTGTAAATAGCTTATGTATGTTGGTCTGCATTTAACTACAAATTGGGAGGATTTTAATTCTAAAGGACTAACAAACGGTTTGTGGTAGGCTATTTTGTTTTCTTCAGAATATAAAATATAGCTAAACCCATCGGGTTGTAATTGATAATGGTCATTATTGCTTAGGCTTATATAAAAGACATCAACAACCCAATAATTAATAGGTAAATAGTATTTGTGTTTTGAGATAATAGTTAGCTGTAGTTTTAATGTTTTAAAACTATAATACCTTGTTATGAAAAGCAATACGTAGGTTTACGTATTAAAAAGATTAGGGTGTTGCTTAAGCCAAATAAAAAGAGCATTTTGGTTGGAAGAATCTATTTTTAGCTTTTTTATAATGTTACTTCTGTGCTTTTCTACCGTACGTTTAGAGATAAATAGAGCTTCGGCAATTTGTGTACTACTAAGGTTTTTGTTTAAATATTTAAGTATTTTTAGTTCTGTAGCTGTTAAGACATCTATTGCTGTATTGGTATCGCTATTAAAATGAATGTTGTTTTTTAATTTTTTGCCAATATAAGTGTTGTTTTTAGTGATGTGATTTAAGCAATCTTCTAGTTCTTCTAAAGCACTGTCTTTAGTTAAATAACCATGTATAGTGTGACCAACCTCGTTTAGTAAGGTTTCTTGCTTATGAAGGGTTAAAAGAACAACTCGTATAGGAATAAGGTTGCGTTTTAGTTCTTGCGCCACTTCCAATCCGTTAAGAATAGGCATATCAAAATCTAAAATAGCTATATCTGGTTGGTGCTTTAAAATTTTGTTATAAGCGGTATTGCCATCGGTAGCGGTGTCTAAAATTTTAAACCATTTTTTTTCTAAAAACGCTTTTGTGCCATTAAGTATAAGCGGATGGTCGTCTGCAAGTATAATAGTTGTGGGCATTGTTTTTAGTGTTTTAAAACCTTTATTTGTACAGTTGTGCCTTTTCCTTTTGTAGAATCTATGCTTAATTGAGCACCAATAATTTGGGCACGTTCTTTAAGTGTTTTTAAGCCTAAACTATTTAAAATTTCACTACTTTCTGAAACATCAAAACCAATTCCGTTATCTTTTACTTGAAATAAAACAGAAGTGTTACTGTCTTCAATTGTAATATTACAGGCTTTTGCTTGCGAGTGTTTTTCAACATTGTTTAAACATTCTTGCAACATTCTAAAAACAAAAATTTCTTTGTCTTTTGAAATTTCTATGTTTTCAACGTTTATAGTTTCAGAATAGAAAATATCGGAATGCTTCTGGAAATTTTTAATTGTATTTTTGATTGAAGCCAACAAGCCTAATTTTTCAAACTGAAAAGGATGAAGACTTTGTGATATATTTCTTACTTCATTAATGGTGTCGTCTATAATTTTTGTGTCTTGGCTTTGCATGTCGTTTAGCAACACTTTGTTTTTTATAAGTAGTAAACTCTGGCCAACACTATCGTGCAATTCGCTTGAAATACGCTTGCGCTCGGTTTCTATGTTTCTAATTAAATCTTGCGAAAATACTTCTTGTAGTTGTGCTTTTTTTTGGGAAAACCGTCGCGAATTCCATAAAAAGATAATGCTAAATAATGCCAATAGCGCCAAACCACCAAACCATAACGTTTGTCTTTTTCGTTTGTTTTGCTCGTCAAGAAGTGCAATTTTACTGTTTTGTTCTTCTATCTTTTTATCGCGTTTGGCGGTTTCATAAAGTGTTTGGTAATAGGCCAGTGCTTTTGTTTTTTGTACTGATTGTATAGAATCTTCAATCTTTTTTGAGGTTTTGTAAAAGCTAAGCGCCTTATTGGGTTTATTTAACTTTTCATAAACTTCAGCTAAGAATTTTTGAGCTAATATTTTGCCTTCAATATCGTTGCTTTCAGAAATAATGTTTAAATGTTCAATACCAAGTCTCTTTGCTTTATTGTAATCTTGCTCAGCAAAGGCTACTTTTTTTATAGCTTTATAATATATAGCTTTATGAATACCTTCTGTGTTTTGCTTGTCTTTTTCAACTTCTTTTAAATAGGATTTGGCTTTTTCTAAACTATCGTTTTCGGCATAAGCAATAGTTAATTCACTTAATAGAATAGGGTTAAAATAATTGAAAAAATTCGATTTTTTATTTACAGCAACAGCTTTGTGAAGATTTTCAATACGTTGCATTTCTAAGCCTTGCTTTTTTAAATCATTGGCTTCGTTAACATACAACGAAATAAGCTGCCCGTAACTGTTGGTTTTGGTAGCTAATTTGATAGTTTCTTTGCGTTCTTGTTGTGCTTCATCTATAAAACCATTGGAGCTATACAGTATGGCCAATGCGTTTTTGGCAGCAATAATATTAAAGGTGTCCTTTACCTGAATAAAAATTTCTGAGGCTTGTTTTAAGGTTTGCGATGCGAGCGCAAATTTTCCTTCGTCGGAGTAGGCATAGCCTTTATACAAAACAGCAAATCCTTTAATACGATGGTTCTTGGCTTTTTCGGCATAAGTAATGGCTTTGTTGTAATGAGCCATAGCCGAATCTACTTGTTTGGTAAAGTAAAAACTATCGCCAGAATCTATATACAAACTTGCTAAGTTTCTATTGGTTATATTATTTTTTAGAGTTTTAAAATACGTATTATAAATATCAAGACCTATTTTTGGTTTTCCTAAAATATTATTGTGATAGTTAATTAGATTTGTAGTGTTGTAAGCTGCCAGATTAAAAGAGTCTAGCTTTATTGCAAAGTCTATAGTAGTGCGCGCTATAGAGTCATAACTCAAATTGGGTTTATCTCTAATAACCGCTGTTAAACTGTCTAGAAGTACTAACTTTTTAGCCTGATTGCCTTCTGAATGTATTTGGGTTTTTAATTCATTTACTAGCGTTTGTAAATTGGTCTCTTGTGCATTTACAAATGAAAAAAATAGTAGATAAAATACGAGTGAAAATTGTTTCATTTGGGGTAATTTTCTCTACTAATTTACTTAAAATAAATAACTATTTATTCTCAATCCACTTTCTAGCATTCACAAAAGCTTCTAGCCAAGGAGATACTTCGTCTTTACGTCCGTCTGGGTAATATGCCCAATTCCATTGGAAAGTAGAACGTTCAATATGTGGCATAGTAACTAAATGACGCCCTGTTTTGTCACACATCATGGCCGTATTAAAGTCTGAACCATTGGGGTTATGCGGATATTCAGCATACCCATATTTAGCTACTATATGATATTTATCTTCAGAATACGGTAAGCTAAATTTACCTTCTCCATGAGAAATCCAAACACCTAAGGTGCTACCAGCTAATGTAGATAGCATCACTGAGTTGTTTTCTTGAATTTTCACAGAAGTAAAAGAACTTTCGTGTTTTTGAGAGTCGTTATGATGCATTTTACCGTGAATTTCATGGTCTGGATTTATCTCTTCCAATTCCATAAATAACTGACAACCGTTACAAATTCCAACAGAAAGTGTATCTTCTCTTTTAAAGAAATTTTGAATGGCTTTGTTAGCCTTTTCATTATATTTTATGGCTCCTGCCCAACCTTTTGCAGAACCTAAAACATCTGAATTACTAAAGCCACCTACAGCACCTAAAAACTGAATGTCTTCAAGAGTTTCTCTGCCCGAAATTAAATCGGTCATATGTACATCTTTCACATCAAAGCCAGCTAAATACATTGCATTTGCCATTTCGCGTTCTGAGTTGCTTCCTTTTTCTCGTAAAATAGCGGCTTTTGGTCTTTTTTGTCCTGACTCAGGTAATTTTCCTGTAAAATGTTTAGGAAATTTATATTGAAGTGGCTGATTTTTATAATTATTAAAGCGTGCTTCAGCCAAATTGTTTGCGGTTTGTTTTTGATCTAATAAATAAGAGGTCTTGTACCATACATCTCTTAATCTAGAAATAGTCATAGTGAATACTTCGGAACCATTAATAACACTTAAAGTGTCGCTGTTGGTTACTTTTCCAATATTGTAAAATGAAATACCTGCGTTGTTTAATACTGTTTCAATAGACTTGTCTTTGGCTTGAATAACAATACCAGCATTTTCAGCAAATAATAATTTTAATGAATCTTTTTCATTTAAGGCGGTTACATCTAATTCTGCACCTAAATTATTATCTGCAAAACACATTTCTAATAACGTAGTAATTAAACCACCAGAAGCCACATCATGTCCTGCAACAATTTGTTCATTTCTAATTAAATCTTGAATGGTATTGAAAACCGTTTTAACATAGTTTGCAGATTTTACTGTAGGCGCTTCATTTCCAATTTTGTTTACAATTTGAGCAAACGAACTTCCTCCTAATTTAAACGCATCTTGTGAAATATTGATGTAATAAATGTTACCACCATTTTTCTTTAAAACGGGTTCTACAACTTTATTGATATCATTACAATTAGCACCAGCAGAAATAATCACGGTTCCTGGAGATATTACATCACCATCAGGGTATTTTTGTTTCATTGAAAGCGAATCCTTTCCGGTAGGAACGTTGATGCCTAAATCTATTGAAAATTCTGATACAGCTTCAACTGCTTCATATAAACGAGCATCTTCACCTTCATTTTTACAAGGCCACATCCAGTTGGCAGACAATGAAATGTTTTTTAATCCGTCTTTTAAAGGAGCCCAAATTATGTTGGTTAAGGCTTCGGTAATCGAGTTTCTACTACCGGCCACAGGGTCTATTAATGCAGAAACAGGAGAGTGCCCAATAGAAGTAGCAATGCCTTCTTTTCCTTTATAATCTAGTGCCATAACACCAACGTTATTTAAAGGAATTTGTAACGGACCAACACATTGTTGTTTCGCTACTTTTCCACCAACACAACGGTCTACTTTATTTGTTAACCAATCTTTACAAGCCACGGCTTCTAGTTGTAAAACTTGGTCTAAGTAAGTGTAAAATTCATCAGAATTATAACTAACATCGGCGTAGTTTCTCTCAACGGTTTTATCGGTCATAATCGTTTTAGGAGAGCTTCCAAACATATCTTCCATGGCTAAATCCATTGGTGTATTACCTTTGGTTTTAGATTGAAATGTAAACCTGTCATCACCTGTAACATCACCAACAGTGTACATTGGCGAACGTTCTCTGTCGGCTATTTTATGTAGTATATCAATATGCTTATCAGAAATAACCAATCCCATACGCTCTTGAGATTCATTACCAATAATCTCTTTATCAGAAAGGGTAGGGTCTCCAACAGGAAGCG contains:
- a CDS encoding Glu/Leu/Phe/Val dehydrogenase; protein product: MALVKAIKSSKPPKQGMLKNVMAQFEAASKLVNLNPNIKKILEVTNNELIIYFPVRMDNGTIEIFKGYRVQHNNALGPYKGGLRYHPTIDIDSVKALAMWMTWKTSLAGLPYGGAKGGIQMDTSKYSTAELERITRRFTYALGENIGPEHDIPAPDVNTNAQTMAWIADTYMSTKSPSERSKNQHVVTGKPIGSGGLEGRDRATGYGVFLTIKYWAKHKNVNLKGKTFIVQGFGNVGYWAAYFLEQEGAKMVGAQDAYASITYEDGINVSQLLEYTKTNQGSIEGYPNATSIDKDAFFGLSCDILIPAALGNQITVDNAPAIKAFLIAEGANGPTTVEAEQILLEKGVEIIPDILCNSGGVIGSYFEWLQNRNGELWQLDDILTKLDKKIKDVFRKVLETSKSKKIDMRSAAYVLAIKRIENAYVQRGIFP
- a CDS encoding GreA/GreB family elongation factor, with product MKYGSIILEKTEYITLKRLLNLSESYKKHPRKYSVDRLKNELNQAIIVDEADIPKDVIRLNSVVTVTTTDGWENSFELVLPEESDYQTNKISILTPMGLAVIGYAQHDVIDWEFPGGKKSLHVESVSQKNKKQTI
- a CDS encoding T9SS type A sorting domain-containing protein; translation: MKKTLLFTFLLLSIGLTAQTTIYVNINVSGGNHDGTSWADAFSNLQDALTNSNSGDEIWVAQGTYTPGTLETDSFVIPEGTTILGGFNGTETTADARNWAENPTILSGDLNNSLTENPGDSHTIVTMVGNNAEINGFYIQWGYADDLTENSPTYIGRTGAGVYNNGNNKIFNCSIRSNVAVVGAGLVSYGGTLEIINTLFNSNSANNNGGAMSAESGTINITNCTIANNNSNNGGGGIHFYNGSINATNTIFTNNSGANGNINDDGPGTGTANYCLFYNGTSGNNGNLPPNITGSNNIENTDPLYTNGYQLNNNSPAIDAGSNTAYTNAGGNLNNDLDLVGNPRINNSTIDIGANEFQNYCINLSSDSIIYVDANATGTNDGRSWTNAFTDIETALAIQDCGFTGEIRVAGGQTFKPSTSRLCTGGCTSPRDYYFLIQNDIQLKGSYDVSNDTQDYSNPTILSGDVGVLDNNSDNTLRVVITTNLTNAALLDGFTITQGNANGIGQAIVNGQSINNFNGGGMQNHGNPTISNFRFVNNSTTGKGGGMSNVSASPSIINTIFVGNSAKYGGGLYNIGASPTIINTVFVENSAEAGGGIHNFSSSPSIINTTFYGNTTTENRGGGMINSPSSEVTLHNSVFYANGNDIHNSSVYPAAIINSNSINNFSETSYLLGNSGVSFTQLTSDPFINSSNPIGNDGIWGTQDDGLYPTNVGILVNAGDNSFNTESTDITGNLRISNVTIDIGAYESQSALNTETISAKSFNVYPNPVNNVLNIETSVNYFNYQLYNLHGQKIIEANNQTSNSIDVSKLPSGVYILKMTNNNKSQNFKIIKE
- a CDS encoding T9SS type A sorting domain-containing protein, encoding MKLTLQILSVLLTLFNVFSSHSQSTETFEDEVVESNTFTDNGLTFNISSNNNDETYDIYNCSDCGWNGSTVDDQFIDNTGGLNGPGNGTNLIVKTNDGTDIKVSSFYVFCSNVSLQNFSSGYLTIEGKKDNNTVFTITKNSGFSNVDIFSPNNGFTFIDLSTEGGVDYSNTPIDELVFTGTQQLDYISLDAFVWDYATPPLSSDNITNLNNSFKVYQDANHDILNIKTEIKEYSYVLYNIQGQVLLKNKNNTSNTINVSKLSPGTYILKILSENKSHTVKIAIK
- a CDS encoding phage tail protein, with product MEPFIGQIQAFAFHFAPRGWAECNGQLLSITDNPALFSLLGNTYGGDGQTTFALPDLRNRSLVGVSANIAQGNYGGQESIKLKVENLPSHSHKSTLKVNSKNATLEKAEVDASIATVGTGGARDFSAVKSYNIDTPDISLNSESIEINNTGDGVAFNNRNPYLGIKYCIALQGIYPSRN
- a CDS encoding response regulator transcription factor, with product MPTTIILADDHPLILNGTKAFLEKKWFKILDTATDGNTAYNKILKHQPDIAILDFDMPILNGLEVAQELKRNLIPIRVVLLTLHKQETLLNEVGHTIHGYLTKDSALEELEDCLNHITKNNTYIGKKLKNNIHFNSDTNTAIDVLTATELKILKYLNKNLSSTQIAEALFISKRTVEKHRSNIIKKLKIDSSNQNALFIWLKQHPNLFNT
- a CDS encoding sensor histidine kinase translates to MKQFSLVFYLLFFSFVNAQETNLQTLVNELKTQIHSEGNQAKKLVLLDSLTAVIRDKPNLSYDSIARTTIDFAIKLDSFNLAAYNTTNLINYHNNILGKPKIGLDIYNTYFKTLKNNITNRNLASLYIDSGDSFYFTKQVDSAMAHYNKAITYAEKAKNHRIKGFAVLYKGYAYSDEGKFALASQTLKQASEIFIQVKDTFNIIAAKNALAILYSSNGFIDEAQQERKETIKLATKTNSYGQLISLYVNEANDLKKQGLEMQRIENLHKAVAVNKKSNFFNYFNPILLSELTIAYAENDSLEKAKSYLKEVEKDKQNTEGIHKAIYYKAIKKVAFAEQDYNKAKRLGIEHLNIISESNDIEGKILAQKFLAEVYEKLNKPNKALSFYKTSKKIEDSIQSVQKTKALAYYQTLYETAKRDKKIEEQNSKIALLDEQNKRKRQTLWFGGLALLALFSIIFLWNSRRFSQKKAQLQEVFSQDLIRNIETERKRISSELHDSVGQSLLLIKNKVLLNDMQSQDTKIIDDTINEVRNISQSLHPFQFEKLGLLASIKNTIKNFQKHSDIFYSETINVENIEISKDKEIFVFRMLQECLNNVEKHSQAKACNITIEDSNTSVLFQVKDNGIGFDVSESSEILNSLGLKTLKERAQIIGAQLSIDSTKGKGTTVQIKVLKH